The proteins below come from a single Roseiflexus sp. RS-1 genomic window:
- a CDS encoding stage V sporulation protein S, with translation MASNLSHSTPATRAVGASGADVVERQSAEVLKVSTRSRPSAVAGAIAGVIRDSGVAEVQSIGAGATNQAIKAVAIARSYLSEEGIDIVCTPSFIDVAIDDEERTAIRLLVERR, from the coding sequence ATGGCAAGCAATCTTTCGCACTCCACACCTGCCACTCGCGCCGTTGGCGCAAGTGGCGCCGACGTGGTCGAGCGGCAAAGCGCTGAGGTTCTGAAGGTTTCCACACGCTCGCGTCCCAGTGCGGTCGCCGGCGCCATTGCCGGCGTCATTCGCGATAGCGGTGTGGCGGAGGTGCAGTCGATCGGCGCAGGCGCAACCAACCAGGCGATCAAAGCAGTGGCAATTGCGCGCAGTTATCTCAGTGAAGAAGGTATTGACATTGTTTGCACCCCTTCGTTCATTGATGTCGCCATCGATGATGAAGAGCGCACAGCGATCCGCCTGCTGGTTGAACGACGATAG